A region from the Lolium perenne isolate Kyuss_39 chromosome 4, Kyuss_2.0, whole genome shotgun sequence genome encodes:
- the LOC127297388 gene encoding uncharacterized protein isoform X2, with product MWVTSMPQVWDEEARSGKGAAAGMVTPAPATALLGSLAGWLSRVADPPAPTVCGAPGGPPVTAPRVTLRDGRHLAYCESGVPKEEARFKVVFSHGFTGSREDSVRATQEVAEELGVYMVGFDRAGYGESDPNPNRSVKSAALDVEELADALGLGPKFYVIGISLGCHAVWGALKYIPERIAGAAMMAPVVNHWWPSFPADLAAEVYNKQEVGDQWALRVSHHAPGILHWWMDQSWLPTSTVVAGTTPLPNKRDANIRNMIKADGTFEKKKELATQQGIHESYYRDMMVMFGKWEFDPMSLPKPPCPVHIWQGDEDGLVPVVLQRYIASKLSWVNYHELSETGHFLSPVPGLGDTVLRTLFSQS from the exons ATGTGGGTGACCTCCATGCCGCAGGTGTGGGACGAGGAGGCGAGGAGCGGCAAGGGCGCCGCGGCCGGCATGGTGACTCCGGCGCCGGCCACCGCGCTGCTGGGCTCGCTGGCCGGCTGGCTCTCCCGCGTCGCCGACCCGCCGGCGCCCACGGTGTGCGGCGCGCCGGGCGGGCCGCCCGTGACGGCGCCCAGGGTGACGCTCCGGGACGGGCGGCACCTCGCCTACTGCGAGAGCGGCGTGCCCAAGGAGGAGGCCCGGTTCAAGGTCGTCTTCTCCCACGGCTTCACCGGCTCCCGCGAGGACAGCGTCCGCGCCACCCAG GAAGTGGCTGAAGAGCTTGGCGTGTACATGGTGGGTTTCGATCGTGCCGGCTACGGCGAGAGCGACCCGAACCCCAACCGATCCGTCAAGAGTGCCGCACTCGACGTGGAGGAGCTCGCTGACGCGCTAGGACTGGGCCCTAAGTTCTACGTGATCGGCATCTCCCTAGGCTGCCATGCTGTCTGGGGCGCCCTCAAGTACATCCCCGAAAG GATTGCTGGAGCCGCGATGATGGCGCCGGTGGTGAACCACTGGTGGCCAAGCTTCCCCGCTGATCTTGCCGCGGAGGTGTACAACAAGCAGGAGGTGGGCGACCAGTGGGCGCTGCGTGTGTCGCACCACGCCCCCGGCATCCTCCACTGGTGGATGGACCAGAGCTGGCTGCCCACGTCCACGGTTgtggccggcaccaccccgctccCCAACAAACGCGACGCCAACATCCGGAACATGATCAAGGCTGACGGCACCTTTGAGAAG AAGAAGGAACTGGCGACGCAGCAAGGCATCCACGAGTCGTACTACCGTGACATGATGGTGATGTTCGGCAAGTGGGAGTTCGACCCGATGAGCCTGCCGAAGCCGCCCTGCCCCGTCCACATCTGGCAGGGCGACGAGGACGGGCTGGTGCCGGTGGTGCTGCAGAGATACATCGCCAGCAAGCTCAGCTGGGTGAACTACCACGAGCTCTCCGAAACCGGGCACTTCCTGTCGCCTGTCCCAGGGCTAGGAGACACCGTTCTTAGGACCCTCTTCAGCCAAAGTTGA
- the LOC127297388 gene encoding uncharacterized protein isoform X1 yields MELLCKAPVLSCGAKRGAAAVGSPMGPLAGAVGRWIHRAAVKPPPPPRICGTPGGPPVTAPRVRLSDGRHLAYAESGVSKEEARFKVVFSHGFTGSRLDGIRASPEVAEELGVYMVGFDRAGYGESDPNPNRSVKSAALDVEELADALGLGPKFYVIGISLGCHAVWGALKYIPERIAGAAMMAPVVNHWWPSFPADLAAEVYNKQEVGDQWALRVSHHAPGILHWWMDQSWLPTSTVVAGTTPLPNKRDANIRNMIKADGTFEKKKELATQQGIHESYYRDMMVMFGKWEFDPMSLPKPPCPVHIWQGDEDGLVPVVLQRYIASKLSWVNYHELSETGHFLSPVPGLGDTVLRTLFSQS; encoded by the exons ATGGAGCTGCTGTGCAAGGCGCCGGTGCTGAGCTGCGGCGCCAAGAGgggcgcggcggcggtggggtcGCCCATGGGCCCTCTGGCCGGCGCGGTGGGGCGGTGGATCCACCGGGCCGCCGTCAAGCCGCCACCTCCCCCGCGGATCTGCGGGACGCCCGGCGGCCCGCCCGTGACGGCGCCCAGGGTCCGGCTCAGCGACGGCCGCCACCTCGCCTACGCCGAGTCCGGGGTAAGCAAGGAGGAGGCCCGCTTCAAGGTCGTCTTCTCCCACGGCTTCACCGGCTCCCGCCTCGACGGCATCCGCGCGTCGCCG GAAGTGGCTGAAGAGCTTGGCGTGTACATGGTGGGTTTCGATCGTGCCGGCTACGGCGAGAGCGACCCGAACCCCAACCGATCCGTCAAGAGTGCCGCACTCGACGTGGAGGAGCTCGCTGACGCGCTAGGACTGGGCCCTAAGTTCTACGTGATCGGCATCTCCCTAGGCTGCCATGCTGTCTGGGGCGCCCTCAAGTACATCCCCGAAAG GATTGCTGGAGCCGCGATGATGGCGCCGGTGGTGAACCACTGGTGGCCAAGCTTCCCCGCTGATCTTGCCGCGGAGGTGTACAACAAGCAGGAGGTGGGCGACCAGTGGGCGCTGCGTGTGTCGCACCACGCCCCCGGCATCCTCCACTGGTGGATGGACCAGAGCTGGCTGCCCACGTCCACGGTTgtggccggcaccaccccgctccCCAACAAACGCGACGCCAACATCCGGAACATGATCAAGGCTGACGGCACCTTTGAGAAG AAGAAGGAACTGGCGACGCAGCAAGGCATCCACGAGTCGTACTACCGTGACATGATGGTGATGTTCGGCAAGTGGGAGTTCGACCCGATGAGCCTGCCGAAGCCGCCCTGCCCCGTCCACATCTGGCAGGGCGACGAGGACGGGCTGGTGCCGGTGGTGCTGCAGAGATACATCGCCAGCAAGCTCAGCTGGGTGAACTACCACGAGCTCTCCGAAACCGGGCACTTCCTGTCGCCTGTCCCAGGGCTAGGAGACACCGTTCTTAGGACCCTCTTCAGCCAAAGTTGA